The region CAAAAGCACAGGCTCACGCAAATGATTTGAAAAACCAAATCATCGAAGAAGCCAACCAAGTTTCTAAACGTATCAAAGACGAAGCAGAATTGACTGCTAAACTTGAAACTCAACGCGCTCAAAAAGAGTTGCGCCATCAGTTGCTAAACGACTCTGTTGAGGCTGCTCGCATCGTATTGACTAAAGATATCGGTGCTAATGACCAACAGAAATTGCAAAACGAATTCATCAATCACATCGAGGTTAGTCGATGAAAATTAACGAAGTTTCTAGAAGATACGCGAAAGCCCTTCTTGCAGTAGCTAAGCAAAAAAATGCTCACGCTAAAGTATTTGCTGATTTGCAAGCAGTCGCAGACGCGTTCCAAAAAGATGCGGCTATCTCTGCATACTTTGAAAATCCAATGATCACTGCTGCTCAAAAAACTGCTGCTGTTAAAGCTGCACTTGAGGGCAAAGGAACATCTGAAGAAGTGTTGAACACAATCGTGTTGATGGCTGAGAAAGGCCGCATCCAACATCTTCCAGAGGTTGCATTGGCATTCCGTGATTACACTGACATTGAGGAAGGTGTGACTCGTGGAACTGTTCGTTCAGCACAACCGTTGTCTGCTGACGCACAAAAAGAGCTTGAGTCTAAAGTGAGCAAAACGCTTGGTAAAAAAATCGTTCTTACTTATCAACAAGATCCGAAACTTTT is a window of Bdellovibrio sp. SKB1291214 DNA encoding:
- the atpH gene encoding ATP synthase F1 subunit delta gives rise to the protein MKINEVSRRYAKALLAVAKQKNAHAKVFADLQAVADAFQKDAAISAYFENPMITAAQKTAAVKAALEGKGTSEEVLNTIVLMAEKGRIQHLPEVALAFRDYTDIEEGVTRGTVRSAQPLSADAQKELESKVSKTLGKKIVLTYQQDPKLLGGAVAQVGGWTFDDSIETHLKKLNEELNRRAN